A genome region from Chloroflexota bacterium includes the following:
- a CDS encoding DUF47 domain-containing protein, with product MPNLSLIPREKSFFILFEQSAQNAVKIAQALRDMVLIWENVRERVGVITDLEHQGDAITHQIMAQLHRTFVVPFDREDIALLAHSLDDVTDFIHSAADAMLLYKVERPTVKVKEMLDIVVQAATEMERAIFEMHDFIDRNQLLNRCVEIHRLENVGDSLHRSALAELFVDPIDIAHLIKWREIYHHIETAIDRCEDVANILEGVALRYA from the coding sequence CTGCCTAACTTATCTCTTATACCCAGAGAGAAGAGCTTTTTTATTCTTTTCGAGCAGAGTGCCCAGAACGCGGTCAAGATAGCCCAGGCTCTGAGGGATATGGTGCTTATCTGGGAAAACGTCAGGGAGAGAGTGGGGGTAATAACGGACCTGGAGCACCAGGGGGACGCTATTACCCACCAGATTATGGCACAATTACACCGTACCTTCGTCGTTCCCTTTGATCGGGAGGATATTGCTCTGTTGGCTCACTCCCTGGACGACGTAACTGACTTCATCCATTCGGCAGCTGATGCTATGTTGCTCTACAAAGTAGAGCGCCCCACCGTTAAGGTTAAGGAAATGTTGGATATTGTTGTGCAAGCAGCTACTGAAATGGAAAGAGCGATATTTGAAATGCATGACTTCATTGATCGAAACCAGCTTCTGAATCGGTGCGTCGAGATTCATCGTTTGGAGAACGTGGGAGACAGCTTGCATCGCTCAGCGTTGGCTGAACTTTTTGTCGACCCAATAGACATTGCCCACCTCATCAAGTGGCGCGAGATTTACCATCATATAGAGACTGCCATCGACAGGTGCGAGGATGTGGCCAACATACTGGAAGGCGTGGCTCTGAGGTATGCCTGA
- the phoU gene encoding phosphate signaling complex protein PhoU, which translates to METGATFHKLLQGIHDDVLVMGNTAEKALGRATEALKKRDLSLAHQVIADDAKINQLRFSIEDHCIGFIATQQPGPSDLRVIVAILSIITELERIGDYAEGIAKIAIMIGDEPPLKPLIDIPRMAEITNEMIKESLKSFVARDVALAKRVVSMDNVVDSLYDQVFRELLTFMMADPKTINRATRLIWAAHNLERAADRCTNICERVVYMVTGKMEEIGASKY; encoded by the coding sequence ATGGAAACAGGTGCAACTTTTCATAAACTATTGCAGGGAATTCATGATGACGTTCTGGTTATGGGAAACACGGCCGAGAAAGCCTTAGGTCGTGCTACCGAAGCCCTGAAAAAGCGGGATTTATCTCTGGCACACCAAGTGATCGCCGATGATGCCAAGATTAATCAGTTGCGTTTTAGCATAGAAGACCACTGTATCGGTTTCATTGCTACGCAGCAGCCTGGGCCGAGTGACCTGCGCGTCATTGTGGCGATCCTCAGTATCATAACGGAATTAGAGCGCATAGGCGACTATGCTGAAGGAATTGCCAAGATTGCTATCATGATTGGCGACGAGCCACCATTGAAACCTCTAATTGACATTCCGCGGATGGCAGAGATAACCAACGAAATGATCAAAGAAAGTCTCAAGTCCTTCGTCGCCCGGGATGTGGCACTGGCAAAGCGGGTCGTCAGCATGGACAATGTAGTGGACAGCCTCTATGACCAGGTATTTCGTGAGCTCCTTACCTTCATGATGGCTGACCCAAAAACAATCAACCGCGCTACCCGTCTCATTTGGGCGGCCCACAACCTTGAGCGTGCTGCCGACCGCTGCACCAATATCTGCGAACGCGTGGTGTACATGGTAACCGGCAAGATGGAGGAAATAGGGGCTTCAAAGTACTAA
- a CDS encoding glucose 1-dehydrogenase, with translation MLADKFKLSGKVAVVTGSGRGIGQSIGLAFAEAGANVAFAARTEKDIQASAEKARAFGVQAIAVPCDVKKDSQLQNLADKTVEAFGRIDIVVNNAGGAWPSPIPQTTREQFNDDFDFNVTSAFSFTRICLPHLKESKGCVINISSAAGRLVQPNFCAYGTVKAALSFMTKLMASELAPDVRVNAIAPGSILTHALRTFLDEASLQRMCDLTPMKRLGQVEDIALAALYLASPAASWVTGKVTEVDGGSEKTNMPF, from the coding sequence ATGCTGGCTGACAAATTCAAACTGAGTGGCAAGGTGGCAGTCGTAACAGGGTCAGGTAGAGGTATAGGTCAGTCCATCGGGCTAGCCTTCGCCGAAGCCGGGGCTAACGTTGCCTTTGCAGCAAGGACAGAAAAAGACATCCAGGCTAGTGCAGAAAAGGCCAGAGCCTTTGGCGTGCAAGCCATCGCAGTTCCGTGCGATGTCAAGAAAGACAGCCAATTGCAGAATCTAGCAGACAAGACCGTGGAGGCCTTTGGCAGGATTGATATTGTGGTAAACAATGCCGGGGGCGCCTGGCCCAGTCCGATACCCCAGACAACCCGCGAGCAATTCAATGATGACTTCGATTTCAATGTTACCTCGGCCTTCAGCTTCACCCGTATCTGCCTACCGCACCTAAAAGAGAGCAAGGGTTGTGTCATCAACATCAGCTCAGCAGCAGGGCGGCTCGTCCAGCCCAACTTTTGTGCCTATGGTACAGTCAAGGCCGCCCTGAGCTTCATGACAAAACTAATGGCTTCTGAGCTGGCCCCAGATGTGAGAGTGAACGCCATTGCGCCGGGATCCATACTGACGCATGCTTTGCGTACCTTCTTGGACGAGGCATCGTTACAGAGAATGTGCGACCTGACCCCAATGAAAAGGCTAGGCCAAGTAGAGGATATTGCCCTAGCTGCTCTGTACCTGGCATCGCCAGCAGCCAGTTGGGTGACGGGCAAGGTAACGGAGGTTGATGGAGGCTCAGAGAAGACGAATATGCCATTCTAA
- a CDS encoding acetyl-CoA acetyltransferase → MAESIRDKVAIIGMGCPAWGERWEADIFDLITEACCEALDDAGVERNQIEAAWVAYYINDNATTGLVVAQTLQLQQIPITRVENACGSGSEAIRGAALGLASKQYDLVLALGFEKQKDAGFPGLVTSGAPGKVYPMYAAEQGAAPGRYAMAATAYFRKYGLSREEGKVTLAKISVKSHRNGARNPRAHLRREITLEQAVNAPIIAWPLGLFDCCGVTDGAAAAIMCRTEDVKKFAAKHPHDYVTIKGFGIAASPGWGKEREDYDFTYWDATEAAAKQAYAQAGIRNPRKELSLAEVHDCFSIAELIGVESMGICQYGHGKEDVDSGAWEQEGEIPVNISGGLKSFGHPIGASGCREVYEFYTQFQSRAEEPSRQLRDVKLGLAHNQGGFPGQFVCGITITGAPDV, encoded by the coding sequence ATGGCAGAAAGCATAAGGGACAAAGTCGCTATCATCGGTATGGGTTGCCCCGCATGGGGTGAGAGGTGGGAGGCGGACATCTTCGACCTAATTACAGAGGCCTGCTGCGAGGCTCTGGATGATGCTGGGGTGGAGCGAAACCAGATTGAAGCAGCCTGGGTGGCATATTATATCAATGATAATGCTACCACCGGCCTGGTTGTTGCTCAGACACTGCAACTGCAACAGATACCCATCACCCGGGTGGAGAACGCCTGCGGCTCTGGGTCCGAAGCGATCCGGGGAGCTGCCCTGGGCCTGGCCTCCAAGCAATACGACCTCGTTTTGGCATTGGGATTTGAGAAACAGAAGGACGCTGGTTTCCCTGGGCTGGTTACCTCGGGAGCTCCAGGAAAGGTCTATCCCATGTACGCGGCTGAGCAGGGTGCCGCACCAGGGCGCTATGCCATGGCGGCTACTGCCTACTTCCGTAAATACGGCTTGAGCCGCGAAGAAGGCAAGGTTACGCTGGCCAAGATTTCGGTCAAGAGCCACCGCAATGGCGCCCGAAATCCCCGTGCTCACCTGAGACGAGAGATTACGTTGGAGCAGGCGGTCAATGCCCCCATCATTGCCTGGCCCTTGGGACTATTCGACTGCTGTGGGGTAACTGATGGCGCGGCGGCGGCCATTATGTGCCGCACTGAAGATGTGAAGAAGTTCGCTGCCAAGCATCCTCATGACTACGTGACCATCAAGGGTTTTGGTATAGCCGCCAGTCCGGGATGGGGAAAAGAGAGAGAGGACTACGACTTCACCTACTGGGATGCCACGGAGGCGGCGGCCAAGCAGGCTTACGCTCAGGCGGGAATAAGGAATCCTCGAAAGGAGCTGAGCCTGGCTGAGGTACACGACTGCTTCTCCATTGCCGAGCTGATAGGAGTCGAGTCCATGGGCATTTGCCAGTATGGACATGGCAAGGAAGACGTGGACTCAGGCGCTTGGGAGCAGGAAGGTGAGATACCCGTGAACATCAGCGGCGGTTTGAAGTCCTTCGGGCATCCTATTGGCGCCAGCGGCTGCCGCGAAGTCTATGAGTTCTATACCCAGTTCCAGAGTAGAGCAGAGGAGCCATCGCGGCAACTGAGGGACGTGAAGCTGGGACTGGCCCATAATCAGGGTGGTTTTCCCGGCCAGTTTGTTTGTGGCATCACTATTACGGGAGCGCCAGACGTTTAG
- a CDS encoding hydroxymethylglutaryl-CoA synthase family protein, with the protein MVGIVSYGGYIPIYRLSRDTIGAVWGKSLGRGERAVANADEDSITMAVEAVVDCLAGIDRKTVDGLYFASTTPPYKDKQSASIIRAAADLREDASTMDFGNSLRACTNAFTAAANAIKAGEAHRIVVVASECRLPAPNSEFEPIYGDGAAAFLLGDSDVAASIEGSYTLSSEFMDIWRKENDLYGWAWEDRFIKDEGFEKILPQAVNGLMQKHKLTAKDFAKAAFYAPDGRSHATIARKIGLDAKTQVQQPLFDSVGDTGCAFAAMTLVAALEEAKPGDRLLFASYGDGADAYALRVTDQIAKIKNRRGIKRHLASKMDLSSYGAYLQMRNVIEGQPGFRPPRRSPVTAVWRDRKMFYAMYGQKCKSCGHIQFPRQRLCMYCQAKDNFEEIRLSDKKGKLFTYSIDERAREIILPLVRGVIDLEGGGRYYSSLTDRDPEKIDVGIDMEFTFRMVFDGIREGSGFRNYMWKARPVRC; encoded by the coding sequence ATGGTAGGTATAGTTTCGTACGGTGGTTACATTCCGATATACAGGCTGAGTCGAGATACAATCGGTGCGGTGTGGGGGAAGTCGCTGGGCCGGGGGGAAAGAGCGGTCGCCAACGCTGACGAAGACAGCATCACCATGGCGGTGGAAGCAGTGGTCGACTGTCTCGCTGGCATAGACCGGAAGACAGTGGATGGGCTTTATTTCGCCTCCACCACGCCACCCTATAAAGACAAACAATCAGCCAGCATAATCAGGGCTGCTGCCGACCTTCGTGAAGATGCCAGCACCATGGACTTCGGCAATTCTTTGAGGGCCTGCACTAATGCTTTCACTGCTGCCGCCAACGCCATCAAGGCGGGAGAGGCTCACAGGATCGTGGTAGTGGCCTCCGAGTGCCGGCTGCCGGCTCCAAATTCGGAGTTTGAGCCTATATATGGCGACGGGGCAGCCGCCTTTCTGCTGGGGGACTCGGATGTTGCTGCCAGCATCGAGGGAAGCTACACCCTTTCCAGCGAGTTCATGGACATATGGCGCAAGGAGAATGACCTCTACGGCTGGGCCTGGGAGGACCGCTTCATCAAGGACGAGGGGTTCGAGAAGATCTTGCCTCAGGCTGTAAATGGGCTGATGCAAAAGCACAAGCTGACTGCGAAAGACTTCGCCAAGGCGGCCTTCTACGCTCCTGATGGCAGGTCGCACGCCACCATCGCTAGGAAAATCGGCCTCGATGCCAAGACCCAGGTGCAGCAACCTCTATTTGATTCAGTGGGTGACACAGGCTGTGCCTTTGCAGCCATGACTCTGGTAGCTGCTCTGGAGGAGGCCAAACCGGGCGACAGGCTGCTCTTTGCCTCCTACGGTGACGGGGCTGATGCCTATGCTTTGCGAGTGACGGATCAGATCGCTAAGATCAAGAACAGGCGGGGGATAAAGCGTCACCTGGCCTCGAAGATGGATCTCTCCAGTTATGGTGCTTACCTACAGATGCGCAATGTGATTGAAGGGCAGCCTGGTTTCCGCCCGCCCCGCCGTTCCCCTGTCACCGCTGTCTGGAGAGACCGCAAGATGTTCTACGCCATGTACGGACAAAAGTGCAAGAGCTGCGGGCATATCCAGTTTCCGAGACAGCGATTGTGCATGTACTGCCAGGCCAAGGATAACTTTGAGGAAATAAGGCTATCTGACAAGAAGGGCAAGCTCTTCACCTATAGTATAGATGAAAGGGCCAGAGAGATAATACTGCCTCTCGTCAGGGGAGTGATCGACCTGGAGGGTGGTGGCAGATACTACTCTTCGCTGACCGACCGTGACCCTGAGAAGATCGATGTCGGCATAGATATGGAGTTTACCTTCAGGATGGTCTTTGATGGAATAAGAGAGGGATCAGGCTTTCGCAACTATATGTGGAAGGCCCGACCCGTAAGATGTTAG
- the hflX gene encoding GTPase HflX: MPGKLYPTAETKERAVLVGVETKTGNAGWRAEDSIAELASLADTADVEVVAEVVQRLDRPSPTSYLGRGKLEEVVALKNETGYDVAIFDDELSPRQQRYLEEALEVKVIDRTALILDIFANHAHTHEGQLQVDLAQSEYLLPRLAGQWSHLERLGAGIGTRGPGETQLETDRRLIERRIQRLKREIEAVRKHRALYRKRRRRGGVPMVSLVGYTNAGKSTLLNALSKADVLVEDKLFSTLDPVTRRVTLPDQRRILVSDTVGFIHKLPPTVVAAFRATLEELEEADLLLHVVDVTHKNAAEQCQTVEDILRDLGLGHKPRLTLLNKIDLLSSEGAEEDRFVRQVCPTGEGEGMLAISAAKGWGLHRLLEVVAGRVGEHSEAGEAGG; this comes from the coding sequence ATCCCCGGCAAACTCTACCCCACGGCGGAGACCAAAGAGCGGGCGGTACTGGTTGGTGTGGAGACAAAGACTGGGAATGCCGGCTGGCGAGCAGAGGATTCTATAGCTGAGTTGGCTAGCTTGGCTGACACGGCTGATGTTGAAGTTGTGGCTGAAGTGGTGCAGCGGCTAGATAGACCATCGCCTACATCTTACTTAGGCAGAGGCAAGCTAGAGGAAGTGGTGGCTCTCAAGAATGAGACTGGATACGATGTGGCCATCTTCGATGATGAGCTTTCACCCAGGCAGCAGAGGTATTTGGAGGAGGCTCTTGAGGTTAAGGTTATCGATCGCACTGCGTTGATCCTAGATATCTTTGCCAATCATGCCCATACGCATGAGGGGCAGCTACAAGTGGATCTGGCACAGAGCGAGTATTTGTTGCCTCGCCTGGCTGGGCAGTGGAGTCACCTGGAGAGGCTGGGTGCTGGGATCGGTACCAGAGGGCCTGGAGAGACCCAGTTGGAGACCGATAGGCGACTGATCGAGCGAAGGATTCAGCGCTTGAAGAGGGAGATTGAGGCGGTGCGAAAACATCGTGCTCTATATCGCAAGCGCCGCAGGAGGGGTGGTGTTCCTATGGTATCGCTGGTCGGTTACACTAATGCTGGGAAGAGCACGCTATTGAACGCACTGAGCAAGGCCGATGTGCTGGTGGAGGACAAGCTGTTCTCTACCCTCGATCCGGTGACGCGCCGTGTGACCTTGCCTGATCAACGGCGTATTCTGGTGAGTGATACTGTAGGCTTCATTCATAAGTTACCTCCGACTGTTGTGGCAGCCTTCAGGGCGACATTGGAGGAGTTGGAAGAAGCCGATTTGTTGCTTCATGTGGTGGATGTAACCCACAAGAATGCGGCAGAGCAGTGCCAGACAGTAGAGGATATATTGAGGGATTTGGGTCTGGGGCATAAGCCGAGGCTTACCCTGCTCAACAAGATAGACCTGTTGAGTAGCGAGGGCGCAGAGGAAGACCGTTTCGTACGGCAGGTGTGTCCAACCGGTGAGGGTGAGGGCATGCTGGCCATCTCGGCAGCTAAGGGGTGGGGTCTGCACAGGTTGCTGGAGGTGGTGGCTGGGAGGGTTGGGGAGCATAGTGAGGCGGGAGAGGCAGGCGGGTGA
- a CDS encoding LL-diaminopimelate aminotransferase: MRISRRIEGLPPYLFVRISEKIAEKKARGEKVISFAIGDPDIPTPSHVIERLCQAARDPANHRYPETYGLSEFRRTIARWYEQRFGVVLDPDKEVLPLIGSKEGIGHIALCFVDPGDIVLVPDPAYPVYSVSTMFAGGQCYFLPLTEKNRFLPDLGQIPAEVARRAKLLWLNYPNNPTAAVAGMDFFQEVVDFAKRYDLVVCHDAPYTEVAFDGYRPVSFMQVPGAKDIGLEFHSLSKSFNMTGWRVGMAVGNAQIRDALMRIKSNLDSGIPQAIQYAAIEALQGDQGCIREHNEIYQRRRDAMLGVLREMGLRVTPPKASLYIWAGIPQGYTAEGFATKLLEETGVVVTPGTGYGRYGEGYVRLSLTAPDNEVAEGLARLAKWHTSVGKG, encoded by the coding sequence ATGAGAATTTCCAGGCGCATTGAAGGGTTACCACCCTATCTCTTTGTGCGAATCTCGGAGAAGATTGCTGAAAAGAAGGCTCGGGGAGAGAAGGTGATTAGCTTTGCTATTGGCGATCCTGACATTCCTACGCCGAGCCATGTTATCGAACGACTGTGCCAGGCTGCTAGGGATCCGGCCAATCACCGTTATCCTGAGACGTACGGGCTATCGGAGTTCCGACGAACTATAGCCCGATGGTATGAGCAGCGCTTCGGTGTAGTGCTCGATCCCGATAAAGAAGTGTTACCTCTGATCGGATCGAAGGAAGGTATTGGGCATATTGCCTTGTGCTTTGTTGATCCTGGCGACATTGTTCTTGTTCCCGACCCGGCCTATCCGGTCTATTCCGTAAGCACGATGTTCGCCGGTGGCCAGTGCTATTTCTTGCCTTTGACCGAGAAAAACCGCTTTCTACCTGACCTGGGGCAGATACCAGCAGAAGTAGCTCGTCGCGCCAAGCTGTTGTGGTTGAATTACCCCAATAACCCAACGGCGGCAGTTGCTGGCATGGACTTCTTCCAAGAGGTGGTGGATTTTGCTAAGAGATACGACCTGGTAGTCTGCCATGATGCCCCTTATACGGAGGTAGCTTTCGATGGCTATCGGCCCGTCAGCTTCATGCAGGTGCCTGGGGCCAAAGATATCGGGTTGGAGTTTCATTCCTTGTCCAAGAGTTTCAACATGACCGGGTGGCGGGTGGGGATGGCAGTGGGTAATGCCCAGATAAGAGATGCTTTAATGCGGATCAAGTCAAATCTTGATTCTGGGATTCCTCAGGCTATTCAGTATGCTGCTATTGAAGCTTTGCAGGGGGACCAGGGGTGTATCAGGGAGCATAATGAGATCTATCAACGGCGGCGCGATGCCATGTTAGGGGTTCTCCGGGAGATGGGCCTGCGGGTGACTCCACCCAAAGCCAGCCTGTATATCTGGGCTGGAATCCCGCAGGGCTATACCGCGGAGGGATTTGCCACCAAGTTGTTAGAAGAGACTGGGGTGGTGGTTACCCCAGGCACAGGCTATGGCAGGTACGGGGAGGGCTATGTGCGTCTTTCACTGACTGCTCCTGACAACGAGGTGGCGGAGGGATTGGCCCGCCTAGCGAAGTGGCATACATCTGTGGGCAAGGGATAG
- a CDS encoding diaminopimelate epimerase produces MKFAKLQATGNDFVLVEAEGLDCDWPRLAEAMCQRRFGIGGDGLMLLLKSKVADFRMRIFNSDGSEAEVCGNGLRCFARYVIDRGLARAGKEISIETTAGIRRVRPEGDGRFEVNMGIPKFGAEEIPVAISADRAPILDYPLHVQGTDLLLSFVSMGNPHGVCFVKELSDFPLPDLGPIVVHHELFPQGLNFEVASVASRKEIKARVWERGVGETLSCGSGACAIAVTAMLHSYVDRWVDVILPGGRLTVGWDGKGGVYLRGEAALVFTGDWLRRNLVLEEQ; encoded by the coding sequence ATGAAGTTCGCCAAGCTACAAGCCACCGGAAATGATTTCGTCCTGGTAGAGGCTGAAGGGCTAGACTGCGACTGGCCCAGGCTAGCCGAAGCCATGTGCCAGCGACGCTTTGGTATTGGAGGCGATGGCCTGATGCTGTTGCTGAAATCGAAGGTGGCGGATTTCCGCATGCGCATATTCAACTCGGACGGCTCCGAAGCAGAGGTGTGCGGCAATGGCTTGCGGTGCTTTGCCAGGTACGTTATTGATCGAGGCTTGGCTAGGGCTGGCAAGGAGATTAGCATCGAGACGACCGCTGGCATCAGGAGGGTCAGGCCGGAGGGTGATGGCAGATTCGAAGTGAATATGGGAATACCAAAGTTTGGCGCTGAGGAAATCCCGGTGGCGATATCGGCTGACAGAGCTCCTATACTGGACTATCCCCTTCATGTCCAGGGCACGGATCTGCTGTTGAGTTTCGTTTCGATGGGAAATCCTCATGGGGTGTGTTTTGTCAAAGAGTTGTCTGATTTTCCTCTGCCTGACTTAGGCCCCATCGTGGTGCATCACGAACTCTTCCCGCAAGGCTTGAACTTTGAGGTGGCCAGCGTGGCGTCGCGGAAGGAGATAAAGGCTCGGGTCTGGGAAAGGGGTGTAGGAGAAACCCTATCCTGTGGCAGTGGCGCTTGTGCTATAGCAGTGACAGCCATGCTGCATAGCTATGTTGATCGTTGGGTGGATGTCATACTCCCCGGGGGACGGTTGACGGTAGGATGGGACGGGAAAGGCGGGGTATATCTCAGGGGAGAAGCTGCTCTGGTATTCACTGGTGATTGGCTGCGGAGGAACTTGGTGTTGGAGGAACAATGA
- the prfB gene encoding peptide chain release factor 2 (programmed frameshift) produces the protein MQNEKERLEDLRDRIISTMVRLDIAGKEKEAARLITESGKPDFWQDPSRANDVMRRLSILNDEIQTWRALEGKVNDLAELVSLSLQEKDVSLEAEIASELDQISSQLEKLDFQLLLSGEYDHRDALLAVHAGAGGTESQDWAEMLLRMYIRWAERRGYRTDLLDTSPGEEAGIKSALLEISGDYAYGYLKSEHGVHRLVRLSPFDADHARHTSFALVEVLPEVDKATEVRIGPDELKVETFRSSGPGGQHMQKTSSAVRIIHLPTGLVATCQSQRSQHQNKEVALKVLQARLLGVERAKEAEERARLKGEHQSAAWGNQIRSYVLHPYKMVKDHRTGVETGNTTAILDGDLDKFIESYLRSQIGTRE, from the exons ATGCAAAATGAGAAGGAAAGACTGGAAGACTTGAGGGATCGCATCATTTCCACGATGGTGCGTCTT GACATTGCCGGCAAGGAAAAAGAGGCGGCTCGGTTAATTACAGAGTCAGGCAAGCCCGATTTCTGGCAGGATCCCTCGAGGGCAAATGATGTTATGCGCCGACTTTCTATCCTGAACGATGAAATACAAACCTGGCGCGCCTTGGAAGGAAAGGTCAATGACCTAGCCGAACTGGTTAGTCTATCTCTTCAGGAGAAGGACGTGTCTTTAGAGGCGGAAATCGCCTCCGAACTCGATCAGATTTCTTCCCAACTGGAGAAGCTGGACTTTCAACTGCTTCTGAGTGGTGAATATGACCACAGGGACGCGCTTCTGGCTGTCCATGCGGGCGCAGGCGGTACAGAGTCTCAGGACTGGGCGGAGATGCTGCTCAGGATGTATATAAGGTGGGCGGAAAGGCGGGGTTATCGTACGGATTTGCTGGACACATCTCCCGGAGAAGAAGCAGGTATAAAGAGTGCCCTGCTGGAGATCAGCGGGGATTATGCCTACGGATATCTGAAATCTGAGCACGGTGTACACCGCCTCGTCCGTCTTTCTCCCTTCGATGCGGATCATGCTCGACACACGTCCTTCGCTCTGGTAGAGGTTCTTCCTGAAGTAGATAAGGCTACGGAGGTACGCATAGGCCCTGATGAACTAAAGGTGGAGACTTTCAGATCCAGCGGGCCTGGTGGGCAACATATGCAGAAGACGAGTTCTGCAGTCCGTATCATTCACCTTCCTACAGGGCTGGTGGCTACTTGTCAGAGCCAGCGTTCTCAGCATCAGAATAAGGAAGTGGCTCTTAAAGTCCTTCAGGCTCGCCTCTTAGGTGTGGAGCGAGCCAAGGAAGCTGAGGAAAGGGCAAGGCTCAAGGGTGAGCATCAAAGCGCTGCCTGGGGCAACCAGATCCGAAGCTATGTTCTCCATCCATATAAGATGGTAAAAGACCACCGCACCGGCGTTGAAACCGGCAACACTACTGCGATTTTGGATGGTGATCTAGACAAGTTCATCGAGTCCTACCTCAGGTCGCAAATCGGCACAAGAGAGTAA
- a CDS encoding deoxyribonuclease V, with translation MQVLELHSWKVTSTEAKAIQTRLAGMVSQDRSVTPPKLVAGVDVSKESLDGVATGAVVVMSYPQLNLVETRVVRQKVTFPYVPGILSFREAPVILAACQQLTTVPDVILVDGQGIAHPRRLGIASHLGLLLNTPSIGCAKSILCGKHGLLEKDTGSFAEMKDGAEVVGVALRTKAGVRPVYISVGHKVDLPTAISVVMNCCRGYRLPEPMRLAHLAASGVLSSRGRPRATAVLSAC, from the coding sequence ATGCAGGTGCTAGAGCTACACTCTTGGAAGGTAACGTCAACCGAAGCGAAGGCGATTCAAACGAGACTGGCTGGTATGGTATCCCAGGACAGAAGTGTCACTCCGCCGAAGCTTGTTGCCGGGGTGGATGTTTCCAAAGAGAGCCTTGATGGGGTGGCTACTGGGGCAGTGGTGGTCATGTCCTACCCTCAATTGAATCTGGTGGAGACACGAGTAGTGAGACAGAAAGTCACCTTTCCCTATGTGCCGGGGATTCTATCGTTCCGCGAAGCTCCGGTGATTCTGGCTGCCTGTCAACAGCTAACCACGGTACCAGACGTCATTCTTGTGGATGGCCAGGGCATTGCTCACCCGAGGCGATTGGGCATTGCTTCACACCTTGGGCTGCTGCTGAACACCCCTAGCATTGGTTGTGCTAAGTCTATCCTTTGTGGAAAGCATGGGCTGCTGGAGAAAGATACTGGCAGCTTTGCGGAAATGAAGGATGGCGCTGAGGTTGTTGGTGTGGCACTGCGCACTAAGGCAGGAGTAAGGCCGGTATATATCTCCGTTGGGCATAAGGTGGACCTGCCGACAGCTATCTCTGTGGTAATGAATTGCTGTCGGGGCTATCGCCTTCCCGAGCCCATGCGTCTGGCTCATCTGGCTGCCTCTGGAGTTCTATCAAGCCGAGGAAGACCTCGAGCAACAGCGGTTCTTTCAGCCTGTTGA
- the rsmH gene encoding 16S rRNA (cytosine(1402)-N(4))-methyltransferase RsmH: MNRPATHTPVLLRESVQLLNIRPGGHYVDCTVGTGGHALAILESSTPEGQLLGIDLDHKALEVAARRFEGYSKNVVLVNDNFTHLESICHRFQFHPVDGILFDLGMSWLQLEDPSRGFSFRFEGPLDMRFGTTQSATAASLVNRLSETELARLLERYGEERRGRLIAREIVAGRPFNTTLQLVSAIQQVLGRSGRIHPATRTFQALRIAVNQEFSNLEEALSQTVRLLSPGGRLAVISYHSLEDRLVKRFMHQESTDCLCPPKVPVCKCGHTATLRLVNRKPITPSRDEKEANPHSRSAKMRVAECLQ; the protein is encoded by the coding sequence TTGAACCGCCCAGCAACTCATACGCCTGTTCTGCTTCGCGAATCCGTCCAACTGCTGAACATCCGGCCTGGTGGGCATTACGTCGACTGCACTGTCGGGACGGGCGGTCATGCCCTGGCTATTCTGGAGAGCAGCACGCCAGAAGGACAGCTATTAGGCATTGATCTAGATCACAAAGCCCTGGAGGTAGCAGCCAGAAGGTTCGAAGGCTACAGCAAGAATGTGGTCCTGGTCAATGACAACTTCACACATCTGGAGAGCATCTGCCACAGGTTTCAGTTTCACCCAGTGGATGGCATCCTGTTTGACTTGGGAATGTCCTGGTTACAGCTAGAGGATCCGAGCCGAGGGTTCAGCTTTCGATTTGAAGGCCCTCTCGATATGCGTTTTGGTACAACGCAGTCCGCCACGGCAGCCAGCCTGGTAAATCGACTTTCGGAAACCGAACTGGCCAGACTCTTGGAAAGATATGGCGAAGAGCGCCGAGGCCGCCTGATAGCCAGGGAAATTGTTGCTGGCCGTCCTTTCAACACCACCCTTCAATTGGTCAGCGCCATACAGCAGGTTCTGGGAAGAAGTGGTAGGATCCACCCAGCCACCAGGACCTTCCAGGCGCTGCGCATCGCCGTCAACCAGGAGTTCTCAAACCTGGAGGAGGCCTTGAGCCAGACTGTCAGGCTTCTCTCTCCCGGAGGCAGACTGGCAGTTATCAGTTACCATTCCCTGGAAGACCGCTTGGTCAAGCGATTCATGCATCAGGAATCGACGGATTGCCTCTGCCCCCCGAAGGTTCCAGTTTGCAAGTGTGGGCATACCGCTACCCTCAGACTTGTCAACCGAAAGCCCATCACACCTTCTCGGGATGAAAAGGAAGCAAACCCACACAGCCGCAGCGCTAAAATGAGGGTGGCTGAGTGCTTGCAATGA